GCTTCGACGCGCCGGCACATGGTATGCTGGCCGCCGCGATCCGCGCGATCCCATGGCGTCCCCGATGTTCGCCGATCTGGCCGGCCTGCCGCCCATGTTGATCCATGCCGGCGGCAATGAGGTGATGCTCGATGATAGCGCGGTCTTCGCCGAACGCGCCCAGGCGGCGGGCTGCGATGTGACGTTCAAGATCTGGCCCGAGCTTTGGCATGTCTTCCATCACGCTGCGCCGGACGTTCCCGAGGCGTCGGAGGCGATAGCCGAGATCGGCGCCTATGTGCACAGGGCCTACGATCGCCCATGAGCGAGATCGACCGCGAAGCTATCTTCACCGCTCTGGCCGACCCGAGCCGCCGACTGATCCTCACGCGGCTTCAGGCCCGGAACGGGCAGACACTGAGCCAGTTGGGCGAAGGCCTGCCGATCACCCGCCAGGCGGTAAGCAAGCATCTGAAAATCCTCGAGACGGCCAATCTGCTGTTCAGCGAAAAAAGCGGCCGCGAACGGCTGCATTTCCTCAACCCAGTACCGCTGCGCGCCGTGGCCATCCGCTGGCTCGAACGCTTCGACGAGACCCCGATGGGCCTGCTGGCACAAAGGGAGAAGGGTGGAAAGAGGGGCGGGTAAGAGGCTATGGCCCTAGTGCCCACACCCCTTCACCCCGGGGTTTTTGCTTGCGCTACGGAGTGTTACCCTCAGCCCATTCAGCAATGAGGGTTATCGATGCTTGAAAAGCTTCTGAGGTTTGACGAGTTCATTTTTCCCCAGGTCACCAAGATCATCTACTACATCGGTCTTGCGCTGATCGCCCTGTTTGCG
The sequence above is a segment of the Paradevosia shaoguanensis genome. Coding sequences within it:
- a CDS encoding ArsR/SmtB family transcription factor; this translates as MSEIDREAIFTALADPSRRLILTRLQARNGQTLSQLGEGLPITRQAVSKHLKILETANLLFSEKSGRERLHFLNPVPLRAVAIRWLERFDETPMGLLAQREKGGKRGG